The genomic interval GGGGCTCGAAGATCCGCTCGGCCAGGAAGCGGTCGAGCGGCCGGCCCGAGATGACCTCGACCACCCGGCCGATCACGTCGGTCGAGACGCCGTAGTTCCAGCGCCTGCCCGGCTCGAAGGCGAGCGGCAGGGCCGAAAGCTTCCCGACCATGGCCGCCAGGTCGCCGGTCTTGTCGGAGAAGTTGACCCCCCGGTCGCGCATCGCCTTGGGCAGCAGGCCCTCGTTGAAGCCGTAGGTGAAGCCCGAGGTATGGGTCAGCAGATGGTGCAGCGTCAGGCGCGTCCCGGCGGGCTGCACCTGGTCGATCGCGACCGCGCCGGACACCAGGACCTGGCGGTCGGCCAGTTCCGGCAGGAACTCGTCGACCGGCGTGTCCAAATGGCAGAGCGCGTCCTCGTAGAGCATCAGCAGGGCCACCGAGGCGACCGGCTTGGTCATGGAATAGATCCGCACCAGGGTGTCCTGCTGCCACGGCCTGCCGGCCTCGAGGTCGCAGAGGCCGACGCAGTCGCGGAACGCGACCTCGCCGCGCCGGGCGATCAGCACCTGCGCCCCGGGATACTTCCCCTGATCGACCCAGCGCTGCATCCAGGGTCGGAAACGGGCGAGGCGGTCGGGGTCGAAGCCCAGCTTGGAGGGGTCCGAAGCCTGCTGGATCATCCGTCACTCCCTGTCGCTGCGTGGAATCGGGCCGCAACACTCGCCCGATTTGCGCTGTAAGGCTAGGCGTTTGGCGCCGGGCCCGCATTCCTCACACTCTCCACGGTCTGCGCGGCGCTTTGCTGCCGACAGGCCAGAAAAGTCGTGCAGCGCGATGCCGTCGCATCGGGCAAGCGGCTTGACGCCGCCTGTCGCCAGCACAGCGTCGCCCGAAGGGTCGCGCCCAGACGGTCGCCGGCGGCGTCGAAGGCCTCAACCGTAGCTTCGGCTACGCTTTTCGGCCTTCTCCTTGCCGGACGACCCCCTGGGCGCGACGCAGGCCATGGAGAGTGTGAGGAATGCGGGCTAGACTGCCGCCCATGCGACCCACGACCATCGATCCCGGCGACTTCCAGCTGAGCAAGCAGGCGCGCACGCTGCGGCGCCTCCTGCCCTACCTCTGGCCCCAGGGCCGTCCGGGCCTGCGCTTCCGGGTGGTGCTGGCCATCGCGCTGCTGGTCGCGGCCAAGCTGACCAACGTCACCGTGCCGGTCTTCCTGCGCGAGGCGGTCGACTCGCTCTCGCCCGAGGACGCGGGGCTGATCGTCCTGCCGCTCGCCCTGCTGCTCGCCTACGGCGCGGCCCGGGTCGGCGCGATCGCCTTCGGCGAGCTGCGCGACGCGGTCTTCGCCCGGGTGGCGCAGCACGCCATACGCCACGCGGCGCTGGCGACCTTCCGCCACCTCCACGCGCTGTCGCTGCGCTTCCACCTGGACCGCCAGACCGGCGGCCTGTCGCGCGCGGTCGAGCGGGGCACCAAGGGGATCGAGTTCCTGCTGTCCTTCGTGCTGTTCAGCATCGTGCCGACCCTGCTCGAGATCCTCCTGGTCTGCGGCATCCTCTGGTGGCTGTTCGACTGGCGCTTCGCCGGCATCACCCTGCTGGCGATCACCGGCTTCGTCGCCTTCACCTTCCGCCTGACCGAGCTCCGCATCGCCTACCGCCGGGCCATGAACGAGGCCGACAGCGCGGCCAACACGCGGGCCATCGACTCGCTGCTCAACTTCGAGACGGTCAAGTACTTCGGCAACGAGGCGCACGAGGCCGAGCGCTACGACCGCGGCCTGCAGGACTACGAGCGCGCGGCGGTGCGCTCGCGGGTCAGCCTCTCGGCGCTCAACACCGGCCAGACGGTCATCATCTCGACCGGCATGACCGCGATCATGGTGCTGGCCGGCCTCGGCGTCGTGGGCGGCACCATGACCGTGGGCGACTTCGTGATGGTCAACGCCTACCTGATCCAGGTCGCCATGCCGCTCAACCTGCTGGGCACGGTCTACCGCGAGATCAAGCAGTCCCTGGTCGACATGGAGACCATGTTCGACCTGCTCGACGTGGCGCCCGAGGTGACCGCCCGGCCCGGCGCGCCGCCGCTCGCGCTTTCCGGCGGCGCACTGGCCTTCGAGCACGTCGACTTCGGCTACGATCCGCGCCGGCCGATCCTGAAGGACGTCTCCTTCACCGTGCCGGCGGGCAAGACCGTGGCCATCGTCGGGCCGAGCGGCGCCGGCAAGTCGACCATCGGCCGCCTGCTGTTCCGCTTCTACGACGTGACCGGGGGCCGCATCACGCTCGACGGCCAGGACCTGCGCGAGGTGACGCCGGACTCGCTGCGCGCGGCGATCGGCATCGTTCCCCAGGACACCGTGCTGTTCAACGACACGGTCGGCTACAACATCGGCTACGGCCGGCCCGCGGCCGGCCCGGACGAGGTGGTCGCGGCGGCGCGCCTGGCGCGCATCCACGACTTCGTCGAGGGCCTGCCCGACGGCTACGAGACCCGCGTGGGCGAGCGCGGCCTCAAGCTCTCCGGCGGCGAGAAGCAGCGCGTCGCCATCGCCCGCACGCTGCTGAAGCAGCCGAGCATCTTCCTGTTCGACGAGGCGACCTCCTCGCTCGACAGCAAGACCGAGCGGGAGATCCAGCAGAGCCTCAAGGAGGTCTCGGCGGAACGGACCACCCTGGTGATCGCCCACCGCCTCTCGACCGTGGTCGAGGCCGACGAGATCCTGGTGCTCGAGGCCGGGCGCATTGTCGAGCGCGGCCGTCACGAGGCCCTGCTCGCCAAGGCCGGCCGCTACGCCGAGATGTGGCGGCGCCAGCAGGCCGAGCGGGACGAGCCCGAGACGCCCGAGGACGAAGTCGAGGTGGTGCGGGCGTCCTGAGGCCGCGAACTCTCTGCCACTCGATTTGACCGAAGAACACCAATGCGTGCTACGGTGCGTGGCAAATCCACAATAAAACTACGGTCACGTGCGAAAGCGCTGAAAGGCCGTAACGGGTGGACGAAACATGCCAATCAGCCTCTTTGGCCGCACAAAACAGCTCGAGCACGAGATCGACGAGTTTCATGACGTCCTGGGCGATGCGAGCCTGACGTTCAAGCAGGCCCTGGCGCTGTACCTCCAGGAGGGCGGAACGGATCGCTTCATAGAGAAGCGGCGTCAGATTTCGGACTTGGAGTCCCGCGGCGACGATTTGCGCCGGAAGATCCTGACGGACATGTATGCCGAGACGCTCATGCCCGACGCTCGAGGCGACATCCTCAACCTGCTCACGTCGCTGGATAGCATCATCAACAAGCTCGAAGAAGCCCTCTGGTACTTCGAAACCGAAGTTCCGGACATTCCCGAGGCGTTCCGCGGCTCCTATCAGGAACTAGCCGATCTGTCTTGTGCCGCTGTCGACACGCTGACCCTGGCGTCGAGGGCGTTCTTCAGGGATGCGCCAGCCATCAAGGACCACATGCACAAGGTCCTCTACTACGAGGCGGAGTCGGACAAGCTGGTCACGAAACTGAGAAGTGAAATCTTCGCCAGCGATCTGCCCCTGCCGAACAAGATCCATCTTCGGTTCTTCGCGGAGAGAATTGTCTGGATCGCCGATATCGCCGAGGACGTCGCCGACGAACTTTCGATCTATTCCATCAAGCGAGCCACCTAGAAGCCTGCCTGAAAATGACCGTGGGCTCTCGGAACACCTGAGATGGACGCGACAATCTTCATCTTCCTGTGCAGCGGCCTGTTTCTGGGCTGGTCGCTGGGCGCCAACGATGCCGCGAACGTCTTCGGAACGGCGGTCGGCACGCGCATGGTCAGGTTTGGCACGGCGGCACTGATCTGCAGCATCTTCGTGATCCTCGGAGCCGTTCTCAGCGGCGCCGGGGCGGCGCACACGCTCGGCAAGCTTGGGGCGATCAACGCCATCGGCGGTTCCTTCATGGCCGCCTTCGCGGCGGCGCTCACGGTCTACATGATGACCAAGCTGGGATTGCCGGTTTCCACCAGCCAAGCCATCGTTGGCGCAATCATCGGATGGAACCTGTTCAGCGGCTTCCAGACGGACACGAGCTCACTCATCAAGATTGTCAGCACTTGGGTTGCGTGCCCTCTCCTGGCCGGCGTGATCGGCGTGGTCTTGTACAAGCTAACAACTCTGCTGCTACGTTGGGCCCGGCTGCACATTGTACGGATGGATGCCTACACCCGGCTCGGCCTGATTCTGGCCGGAGCCTTCGGGTCGTTCGCCCTGGGCGCCAACAATATTGCCAATGTCATGGGCGTTTTCGTTTCCGCCAATCCCTTCACCTCGTTCAACGTCGGCGGGATTGCCAGTTTCAGCGCTGTCCAGCAACTTTTCCTGCTCGGTGCGATCGCTATAGCGGTCGGGGTCTTCACCTACTCGAAGAGGGTCATGCTGACGGTCGGCGGCGACCTGTTCCCGCTTTCACCGGTGGGCGCCTGGGTCGTCGTCGTGGCCCACTCGATCGTGCTGTTTCTCTTCGCTTCCCGCGGGCTGGAGCACTTCCTGGCGAGCTCCGGCCTGCCGACAATTCCCCTGGTGCCCGTATCCAGCTCGCAGGCCGTGGTCGGCGCGGTAATCGGCATAGCCCTGCTCAAAGGGGGACGGGGCATCAAGTGGCGGGTCCTGCTCAACATATCCTCCGGCTGGGTCACAACGCCGCTGGTCGCCTGCTTGGTCTGCTTCGTGTGTCTGTTCTTCCTGCAGAACGTCTTCAACCAGCAGGTCTATCGAGAGGCCAGCTACATCCTATCGAAGCCGGTGATGGAGCGTCTGGTGAAAGACGGCATCTCGACCGACAAGTTGGCGAAGCTGGCGGACAAGAGGATCGACAAGGTACGCGACTTCAGGAAGGCCTTGAGTCAAACCGCAGATCTAACGAACGCCGAGGAAGCCAGGATCCTCGACCGGGCGAAAATCGACTATGTCATCGTCGACAACAGCAAGCTCTGGCGACTCGAGGGGATCGTCAGCGACAAGCAGTTGGCGGCTCTTTGGCCGCTTGCCGGGAAGAGCTATCTGCATCCTTGGATGCTTGCCGAAGACATGGCGGAGCAAAGCGACGAATGGAAGTCGCTTCCTGACACCAAGGCGAACAAGCTCTTCAACAGGCATCTCGAGGAACAGCGACAAGAGGCCTTCAATCTGTTTCGCCGGGCCGAACCAAGATTGGAATCACGGCCGGATCGTGCTCAGCCATGAGGGACGCGCGCTGCGCGCGGTCTCACTCCGCAGCCACGGCCTCTTCGAGAATCCAGGCGATGAAGGCGGCGACCTCTGGGCGCTCGGCGGCCTGGCGGGTGGTCACCACGTCGTAGCCGATGTCCAGCGCGATCTCCTCGGCGAAGGGCCGAACCAGCAGGCCGGCGGTGATTTGGTCGCGCAGGATCGGCCCGCTCGCGAGCGCCACGCCTTGGCCGGCGATCGCGGCCTGGATTCCTTGGCCGTAGTCGTTGAAATGCAGGCCGTCGTCCGTCGCCAAGCGCCCGGCGCCGACATGGGCCAGCCAGTTCTTCCAGGTGAACCACTTTTCAGTCGCGGTCGCCCACGGCTGGTCTCTGATGTCGAAGTGGATCAGGGTCACCGCCTCGAGGTCGTCCAGGCGCCTCAAGGCCGGCGGGCCGGCGGCCAAGGCGGGCGAGCAGGCGGGAAAGACCCGGTCGTCGAAGATGCGCCGGACCACCAGCTCGCGGTCGGGCGCGACCCCGTAGCGAATCGCGATGTCGGCCTCGCTGCGCGCCAAGTCGACGATCTCGGGCGAGGAGTCGACCAGCACGCTGACCTTGGGATGGAGGGCGTGAAAGCCGGCGAGCTTCGGTGCCAGCCAGGTGGAGGCGAAGGAGGCCTCGACCGTGACGATCAGCCGCTGCTCCCTCCGCGGCCCGCGCATCCTGCGCACCGCGGCGGCCAGGTGGTCCATTGCCGCGCCCAGATCATCGCGTCCGGCCCGGCCGCGCGGCGTCAAGGCAAGCCCGCGGCCCCGGCGCTCGACCAGGCGCGCGCCCATGGCCGCTTCGAGCTTTGCGACCAGCTGCTTGACGGCGGCCGGCGTGACCTTCAGCTCCTCGGCGGCGGCCTGGTAGCTCAGGTGCCGGGCGAGCGCCTCGAAAGCCCGCAAGGCGTTGAGGGAGGGCAGCCAATCGGACATTTTGACAATTTAGATAAACTAACTTCTTGATGCAGATCAAATGAATTTTGCGAAGATCGCAAGCGGAGTAAAACCAGACTCTTGGATATTGTGAAGGGTGCAGGGAAGGCGCTAGACCTGAAGTTTATCTTAATTCCTCGGCGCCTACCATCAGGAGTTCCGGGGCCATGCGGTTCAATCCTCCCAGCCAAGGCTTCGCCTCCAGCGTGGTGTTTTTCTCTGCCGCGCTCTGGGGGCTCTACTGGATCCCCCTGCGCTATCTGGAGGGCCAGGGCATCAGCGGCGGCTGGGGGGTCGCGCTCTTGAATCTGCCGGCCGGTGTGGCGCTGCTGCCGCTCGTGCTGCTCGCTTGGGGGCGTCACCGGGCGCACATGGGCCAGGCGTTGGCGATCGGCATCCTGACCGGGCTCGGCTTGGCGCTCTATGCGTCGGGGCTGATCTATTCCTCCGTGGTGCGCGCCACCCTGCTGTTCTATCTGACCCCGGTCTGGGCCACCCTGATCGGCATCTTCTGGCTCGGCGAGCGCGCCGGCTCGCAGCGCTGGGCGGCGATCGGTGCCGGCTTGAGCGGTTTGCTGCTGCTGGTCTCGGGCGGCGGCTTGGTTCCGCTCAACGTGGGCGATCTCTTCGCCCTGCTGTCAGGTGTGTTCTGGGCCCTGGGCGCGGCCATGATCAAGCACTACGACCAGGTGCCGCTGGCCGGCATGACGATGTTCCAGTTCCTGATCACCGGCCTTGCGGCGATTATCCTGATCCAGGCCGCCGGCATCGCCCAGGTGCCGGCGCTTGACCTCTTGACCGCGGCGCTGCCGGCCGCCGGGCTGATGTCCCTGCTCGCCTTTCTGCCGGCGGTCATCCTCTTGTTCTGGGCCCAGAAGTTCCTCTTTCCCGGGCGGGTCGGGCTCCTCATGATGTCCGAAGTGCTGACCGCGGTCCTGACCGCCAGCCTGTTCCTTCCCGAGGAGCGCCTCTCGGCGGTCGAGTGGGCCGGCGCCGCGCTGATCGTCGGCGCCTGCCTGATCGAGGTTTTTCTCACCCCTCAGACCTGCAGCGAGGCGGCGTAACGCCAAGCGAGAGGACCGCGAGCAAAGGCGAGCATCCGGGCCGAGGCGGAGGCGCCCGGAAGCCGGGTCGAGGTTTGGCCTTGGTCCATGGTGCTTGGGTGGTTCTCGGGTTCGCTTAGCGCCAGACCTTGCGTTCGCTGACAAAGAACGACCAGCGCAGACCGCCCCCTACGGCAAAGGTTACGTTGTCCCGGAACAGTGGGCTGTCTTCGTTCTCGGCGCCCTTCCAGATGCCGATCTGGGTGCCGCCGAAGAGCCGAATCCGATCGGTGGGGCCCCAGGACAGGCCGAGGCTAAGCTCGCTGCCGACATAGCCGGCGTCGGCGCTAAAGCGCTCACGATCCGGCCGGACGTCCCGGTCGCGAACTTCGTAGAAGTACTCGTTGAAGCGTTCCGAGCCGAAAGTGGCGCCCAGCGACGCGCTGCCGCGCAGGTCCACGCCGAACAGGTCGTTGCGCCGAATGGTCACCGCCGGGTTCACGGTCACCCCCTGGTAGCGGTAGTTGCTGGATATGTCGGTCGAGATGACGCCCCGCGTCGCGAGCGAAAGATCGAGATCGTTGATCGGATCGTCGTAGAGCAGTTTCACGATGAGCTTGGGGCCGGCCTCGAGCAGATAGTCGAGGTCATCCATGCCCTCGCGCGCGTCGTTGTCGCTCGAGTCGACCGGGAAGGAGGCGTCCAGGCCAATGTTGAGCTCGAGCCAGGGGACGTCGACGAGGAGGCCGCGTGGCCCGCTGCCGTCGCCAGACCTGAAGAAGTCGCCGCGATAGACGAGATAAGGCAGGGCGATCCCGCGTACGTGGTTCTCGTCGGCGGCCGGATAGTCGGGCAACCAGCCGCCCCCGCCCACGACGCCGACCTCCCAGAGCGGCTTCTCCTCCAGCCCGCGCGCTGCCGGACTCTCGTCCTGCACCGTCCCGTCTTCGAGGGCGTCGTCCTCGCGCGTCCCTTCCTCGCCGCTGCTCTCGTCGGCGGGCTGCGCCTGGGCTCGGCCTTCATCCTCCTGGCTCAGGGCGGGTCCGGTCACGCAGAGCGCCGCCGCCAACAGCCAGGCGCAGACAGCAAGTCTCATCCCTCGTCCTCGTCCAGTTCCCCAATGCGGGACTTTAATGTCTAAATCGAATAGCTGAAGGCCTCGTTGCTCTGCC from Kiloniellales bacterium carries:
- a CDS encoding ABC transporter ATP-binding protein/permease, which codes for MRPTTIDPGDFQLSKQARTLRRLLPYLWPQGRPGLRFRVVLAIALLVAAKLTNVTVPVFLREAVDSLSPEDAGLIVLPLALLLAYGAARVGAIAFGELRDAVFARVAQHAIRHAALATFRHLHALSLRFHLDRQTGGLSRAVERGTKGIEFLLSFVLFSIVPTLLEILLVCGILWWLFDWRFAGITLLAITGFVAFTFRLTELRIAYRRAMNEADSAANTRAIDSLLNFETVKYFGNEAHEAERYDRGLQDYERAAVRSRVSLSALNTGQTVIISTGMTAIMVLAGLGVVGGTMTVGDFVMVNAYLIQVAMPLNLLGTVYREIKQSLVDMETMFDLLDVAPEVTARPGAPPLALSGGALAFEHVDFGYDPRRPILKDVSFTVPAGKTVAIVGPSGAGKSTIGRLLFRFYDVTGGRITLDGQDLREVTPDSLRAAIGIVPQDTVLFNDTVGYNIGYGRPAAGPDEVVAAARLARIHDFVEGLPDGYETRVGERGLKLSGGEKQRVAIARTLLKQPSIFLFDEATSSLDSKTEREIQQSLKEVSAERTTLVIAHRLSTVVEADEILVLEAGRIVERGRHEALLAKAGRYAEMWRRQQAERDEPETPEDEVEVVRAS
- a CDS encoding serine hydrolase domain-containing protein, which gives rise to MIQQASDPSKLGFDPDRLARFRPWMQRWVDQGKYPGAQVLIARRGEVAFRDCVGLCDLEAGRPWQQDTLVRIYSMTKPVASVALLMLYEDALCHLDTPVDEFLPELADRQVLVSGAVAIDQVQPAGTRLTLHHLLTHTSGFTYGFNEGLLPKAMRDRGVNFSDKTGDLAAMVGKLSALPLAFEPGRRWNYGVSTDVIGRVVEVISGRPLDRFLAERIFEP
- a CDS encoding LysR substrate-binding domain-containing protein — protein: MSDWLPSLNALRAFEALARHLSYQAAAEELKVTPAAVKQLVAKLEAAMGARLVERRGRGLALTPRGRAGRDDLGAAMDHLAAAVRRMRGPRREQRLIVTVEASFASTWLAPKLAGFHALHPKVSVLVDSSPEIVDLARSEADIAIRYGVAPDRELVVRRIFDDRVFPACSPALAAGPPALRRLDDLEAVTLIHFDIRDQPWATATEKWFTWKNWLAHVGAGRLATDDGLHFNDYGQGIQAAIAGQGVALASGPILRDQITAGLLVRPFAEEIALDIGYDVVTTRQAAERPEVAAFIAWILEEAVAAE
- a CDS encoding DUF47 family protein; translated protein: MPISLFGRTKQLEHEIDEFHDVLGDASLTFKQALALYLQEGGTDRFIEKRRQISDLESRGDDLRRKILTDMYAETLMPDARGDILNLLTSLDSIINKLEEALWYFETEVPDIPEAFRGSYQELADLSCAAVDTLTLASRAFFRDAPAIKDHMHKVLYYEAESDKLVTKLRSEIFASDLPLPNKIHLRFFAERIVWIADIAEDVADELSIYSIKRAT
- a CDS encoding DMT family transporter; the protein is MRFNPPSQGFASSVVFFSAALWGLYWIPLRYLEGQGISGGWGVALLNLPAGVALLPLVLLAWGRHRAHMGQALAIGILTGLGLALYASGLIYSSVVRATLLFYLTPVWATLIGIFWLGERAGSQRWAAIGAGLSGLLLLVSGGGLVPLNVGDLFALLSGVFWALGAAMIKHYDQVPLAGMTMFQFLITGLAAIILIQAAGIAQVPALDLLTAALPAAGLMSLLAFLPAVILLFWAQKFLFPGRVGLLMMSEVLTAVLTASLFLPEERLSAVEWAGAALIVGACLIEVFLTPQTCSEAA
- a CDS encoding inorganic phosphate transporter; protein product: MDATIFIFLCSGLFLGWSLGANDAANVFGTAVGTRMVRFGTAALICSIFVILGAVLSGAGAAHTLGKLGAINAIGGSFMAAFAAALTVYMMTKLGLPVSTSQAIVGAIIGWNLFSGFQTDTSSLIKIVSTWVACPLLAGVIGVVLYKLTTLLLRWARLHIVRMDAYTRLGLILAGAFGSFALGANNIANVMGVFVSANPFTSFNVGGIASFSAVQQLFLLGAIAIAVGVFTYSKRVMLTVGGDLFPLSPVGAWVVVVAHSIVLFLFASRGLEHFLASSGLPTIPLVPVSSSQAVVGAVIGIALLKGGRGIKWRVLLNISSGWVTTPLVACLVCFVCLFFLQNVFNQQVYREASYILSKPVMERLVKDGISTDKLAKLADKRIDKVRDFRKALSQTADLTNAEEARILDRAKIDYVIVDNSKLWRLEGIVSDKQLAALWPLAGKSYLHPWMLAEDMAEQSDEWKSLPDTKANKLFNRHLEEQRQEAFNLFRRAEPRLESRPDRAQP
- a CDS encoding MipA/OmpV family protein; amino-acid sequence: MRLAVCAWLLAAALCVTGPALSQEDEGRAQAQPADESSGEEGTREDDALEDGTVQDESPAARGLEEKPLWEVGVVGGGGWLPDYPAADENHVRGIALPYLVYRGDFFRSGDGSGPRGLLVDVPWLELNIGLDASFPVDSSDNDAREGMDDLDYLLEAGPKLIVKLLYDDPINDLDLSLATRGVISTDISSNYRYQGVTVNPAVTIRRNDLFGVDLRGSASLGATFGSERFNEYFYEVRDRDVRPDRERFSADAGYVGSELSLGLSWGPTDRIRLFGGTQIGIWKGAENEDSPLFRDNVTFAVGGGLRWSFFVSERKVWR